CACGTAGCCTTAGGCTGGTCACTTTCCGTCCCTGTACATTTTCTGTGAAGTTTGTTCCCATCTGTAAAACGAAGTTTCCAGGGATAAGGATGGTGCTCGATGAGGCTACAGAAGCATGGGGGAAGCCCTGAGTTCTGTCCCTAGTCGGGCATGCCCTAAACTAGGcacggtggtgcatgcctgtaatcttaggcCTCTGGAGGTTAAAGTGGGAGGATccgaaattcaaggtcattcttagctacCAGGCAGTTTTGAGGCTACCTTGGGATACATGAAACTCAACCTCTGAAATCTAGCCAAATAGATGCAGAGGAGATGAGAAACCTCAGTGGTACAGGGGCTCGCTGGGAAAGCTGGAGGGCTTGAGTTCAGAACCCCGGTATCTAGGGAAAAGGAGAACTGGACAGACTGTAACCTAAGCTCTGGAGAGGTAGAGATGCATGGATCCCAGGGGGCTCATGGATCAGCTAGTTCAGCTGGAATGGCAAAGCCAATGTTTagggagagattctgtctcaaaacctcAGTGGATGTGCTCAGCTGTCGAGAGCTCTGCCTACTCTCCTAGAGAACACAGCCAtatttcccagaacccatgtctggtggctcacaactatctgtaactttaGCTTCTGGAGGTCTGACTGGtacccaccctcttctggcctctgagggcactcgtatggcacatgtgtgtgcacatgcgcgtacacacacacacacagccctggcTTGTACCTATATGCCTGACTCTGTAGTTCCTAGTCCAGACCATTCCTTCTTTTCGATCATGTACTTTGTAGAAGAGTGAGCAGATGGGTTATGTGTTGATCTGACCTGCTGTGCCCCTCCCCAATGCAGAGCATGTGCCTCCGGAGCTGTGGGAACCCTTCTACACCGATCAGTACGCACAGGAGCACGTGAAGCCCCCAGTGACGCGGCTGCTGCTCTCTGCGGAACTATACTGTCGGGCCTGGCGCCAGGCACTGCCACAGCTCGAGCCATCCCCCAGTCCCTCTGCTCTGTTGGCCTTGCTGGCGAGGAGGGGCACGGTGCCTTCACTGCCTGAGCACCCAGTGCGCGAGGCTGACCTGAAACACCAGCCAATTCTCATGGTAGGCTCTGCTCCTGACCTATGAAGCCCTGCCTACCAGGCTTGGCTCCTCCCCTTTGCACTTTCCTGCAAAGTTTCTAGCTTGTGCTTGAACCTCCCTTCAGGCTCTACCCACTAATTCTCGTTACACTCCCCAAATGGTTCCTCTAGCCATGCCCTCAAGCTCAGCCCATTAGGTGTAGCTCCTCCAACCAGTTTTAGCCCCTCCCACAAAGCTTAGCTCCCCCTATCAAGCCTACCTCCATTTTCCAAGCCTAGCTTTTCCATCAAGCTAAGGGTGTCACACTCAGTTCTGCAGATCATACCTGGCTCCTCCCTCAAGTTGCTATACCCTTCCACTCCTCAGGTTCCTCCAGTTCTGGCCTTGGTTTCTCTAGATGGGCTACTCTATTGTAAATCCTGGTGTCTTAGCTCAAAACCCAGCCCATGTGTGACCTCTTTCATAACTGTAGCTCTCAAGGTCCCACCCAGCAATCCCTGACCCCACACCATTCCCTGGCCCCACTCCTCCCACTTCTCTGGGATTGGAGGCAGAAAGAGTAGCTCCCTGCCCAGTCTTCTGGTCTCATCTTCCAGCCTTTGCCCCAACAGGGAGCCCACCTAGCTGTCATCGATGCTCTCATGGTTGCCTTCTCATTTGAGTGGACAAAGACACTACCTGGTCCCTTGGCTCTGAGCAGCTTGGAGCACAAACTCCTTTTCTGGGTAGACACAGTAAGTAGGGTGGGCCAGGCCATGTGGAGTGGAGACAATGACGTTAGCCAAGTGACCAGGCACTGACTTCTCTCTGACCCCTAGACTGTTCGGCGGCTGCAGGAGAAGACAGAACAAGAAGCAGCCCAGCGTGCATCTCCTGCAGCCCCTCTGGATGGGGCCTCTCCTGCCCAGCCCTCGGTGAGGCTAGGacaagggatggatggatggatggatggatggatggacaggtggatggatggacaggtggatggatggTTATGAGGCAGGTGGGAAGGGATGGGCTGCACCTCCTGGCCATTGCTGAGATTGAGGGTGGGCCTGGAGGtgactctcttttcctctttttctctgcaCTTTTTATTGCACCGGCCCCTGCTGtccccttctctgtccctctggcAATAGTGCCCCACACGCTGGTACTGGAAGCTGGTTCCTGTAAGTGAGGCTGTCTGTTTTGTCTTGTCTGCCTGTCCTGCTTGTTTCTGTCTTGTCTGTGTCATTTCTGCTTGATTGCCTGCACACCCCAACCCCCAGCTGTGAGCAATGGAGGTAGCACTCCAGCCCTGGGGACTGAGAGAACTCTTTGGAACttgagatggggggaggggaggacctcTGTCATTAGCAGGGGTAGAGCTGGGCATGtttgtgcatgtctgtaatcctgctgaggcaggaggattgcaaatttcaggccagcctagggCATATCTAGAGTCCCTGTCTTAAAAGAACCACAAACAGACTGAGAGATAAGAGGATTGAAGCTGAAGAGAtgcctgtacctccagctccaggggatccagcaccctcttctgtcctccatcgGCACTATATGCACATGCACGTACCCCATATacagacatgtacatacacacatacaataaaaataaatcttaaaacattcaaaaacaaaaaagcccaaacCAGAAAGTAGATGAGCTTTTCATTAACTAAGAAGGGAGGACCTGAGCCTGTACTTAGCTTGAGAAGAGGGAGCCCCCTTGCCTACCCCGTACGTAGGCAGTGACCTCAAATTGCAGAGACATAGAAGGAATCTTCCTAGCCAAGAGGAAGATCCCCAGCTTCCCTAGTTGGGTAGAATTTTGAGGTCTAGAAGATTTTAAATTGTCTTTCTTCCCCTAATTAGCTGTATGATATTACACCATGGTCTAAACCTCTCCTTGCTTCACATAACTTACTCCTGAAGTGTATAAATACAGGGACCATGTGGATTGGATAGGGGTCCCCACCTTTGCTCACTGCTCCTCCCTACCTGGGGTCTGGGTTGGGGGGTGGATTATTTTACCTACCTGCTTCTTTTGCATCCTCTCCCTAAGCCAGGGCCTGGGGCTTGTCAAGGGAGGCTGCTTTTGTGGGGTTCCTCAgggctgggaggagctggggtcCCCGAAGCCGGCCAGAGTATGATTAGGGAGCTAGATGGCCAAGGCTCAGGACAGGGGTCAGTACTCCTCCTTTTTCCAGAGGGGGCTTTGGGGGCCCAGCAGGCCTTGCTGACGGCCGCTCCTTCCCCCCCCAGCACGCAATTGCCTTCTGTTTGAAGGAGTCGGGGAACAAACCCCCTATGGTAATGTATCCCCCTTCCCCGGGGTCTCAGGAGGCCTTGTCCCTAACCCCTGCTGCTGGCCTGGCTGCTCACAGACAAGTCTTCTGCCTCTTGCTTCTGTCCCTCCCttgctccaggctggcctccccttccctcccattcTGGCTCTGGGGATCTGAGCTTCCCACCCCTTCATGGCAGAAATCCCAGTTTTCCCTATTCCAGCCTGCATGACTGCCAACCCGGATATGGCCAGCCTGACTGCTAACCTCACTCTCTTCCTGTCCACAGATTCGATATCGCAAGGACCGTGCCATTGCCCGAAGGGCTCCCTGCTTTCCAAATGTGACTACCCTTCAGGACCTGGCCAGTGGGGCAGCACTGGCTGCCACCATCCACTGCTATTGTCCCCAGCTATTACGACTTGAGGGTGAGTAGTGGATAAGCCAGACCTGATCCTGGAAAGGCATCTCCAGTCTGCAAGACCAGTATGATTCAGTATTGAGCTAAGGCCTTACATAGCCTAGGTCAGCCTTGGCCTCACTTTGAAcctctctgagtgctggggtgacaggtgcATACCACCATATCTGGTTTAGGCAGTGTGGGGGATGGAACCCAGtgctcatgcatgctaggcaagaactaCCAACTCAGCcacagtgtgtgtctgtatgtgtgtgtgtgtgtatcaaaggatagccttgaactcctataATACTCTTGTCTCTACCTTCTAAGTATTGATATTTACAGTCATGTTCCCCAGGCCAAATTTATGGgatcctggggatggaacccaggctttgtatattatattatattatattatattatattatattatattatattatgggCAGGCACCCTTCTAACTGACCTGTATTCCCAGCCCTTCAGGAggatgtttttatttggtttttattttttagattttttttttagttttaaaatatgtatgtattgtggggtctgtgcatgtgtgagtgcaggtgaccTTGGAGAATGCGATGGATCCCCTGTAGCTGGGCTCATCTGATGTGGTATTTGAAACTAAACTCaagtcatctgcaagagcagtatatgctcttaactgccaagccatgtctccgaaaaaaggattttgaggaagctgggagatggcttagttgatAAGCTGCAAAAACATTATGACCTGAGTTTGGGTTCTTAGCATCTGTATAAAGTTCTCTGTACAGCAGTgagtgcctataatcccagggccagggaggtggagacagagaggCTCTGGGGACTTGCTGGCCAACTAGTAGAATCAGTAAATatcagtttcagtgagagaccctatcttggAATCTAAGGTAGAGAGCACATGGGAAGGAAGATACCTACTGTTGACCTCTGGTctgcagacatgtacacacaggtgcacacatatacagaggaCAAGAAGAAAACAATTCTTGCGTTAAGTCTTAGAGGGCCAATACACTGTAGTATGCACCTTACAAAAGGTACACGACTTGGCTCAAAGGAGGGCTTCCCTGGAACTCCCATCTTCTTTTCCATTGAGTTGGAGACCCATATATTCTGTCCCCACAGAGGTGTGCCTCAAGGACCCCATGTCTGTGGCAGACAGTCTATACAACCTCCAGCTGGTGCAAGACTTCTGTGCCTCCCATCTTCCTCGAGGCTGCCCCCTGTCCCTTGAAGACTTGCTGTATGTCCCACCACCCCTCAAGGTAAAGCCATCCTGGTGGTGTGGGGGTGAGACTCAGGACCTGAGGTCCATATCCAGGGCTGATTTCCCTTTGGCCTGCAGGTCAACCTGGTGGTGCTGTTGGCTGAGATGTATATGTGCTTTGAGGTTCTGAAGCCTGATTTTGTGCAGGCCAAAGACTTGCCTGATGGACATGGTGAGCCCTGGGGACCTGGACTTGCCTTGGGGTCTAGAAGAGGGTAAAGGAACCCTGCTCTGCATGACCTTTTTCTTTGTGCACCTAGTAGCTGTCTCCCCCCGGAATACAGAGACTGTTCCATCTCAGAACAACAGTGGCAGCAGGTATGGGTCCCTGTTGGAGTGGAGTTTCTCCTTCATGGGGCTTCTTCCTGACCACTGgctgcagggctagggctgggacTACCTGTGAGAGGTGACTGAAGGTTGATGAGTATCTATCTGTTTGGCAGTTCTCCTGTCTTCAACTTCCGTCACCCACTTCTGTCACCTGGTGGTCCCCAGTCTCCACTCCGAGGATCCACAGGTAAAGAGAGAATATGGCTTCTATTACCAGGAAACTTCAACTACAAGAATTCTCCAGCTGACTTCATGTTGAGTCCTCCAGTGGCCTTCATGGGGTCTTTCTGACTTCCTTTATGGCTAGGCTTTGAGACCCCTTGCATCAGTCAGGTGTGATGGTggatacctttaatcctagaactaagGAGGCAGAGATTGGCAGAGTTCTCTGTgggttggaggccaacctgagctacatagagaattccagtccagccaggattacacagtgagacccagtctcaaacaaaacaaaacaaaacaaagaagactcCTTGGATGATACCAAGAAGTAGCACCAACTGCTAATATTTggtcatttcattttaatttttaaattcaagtTATCATTCTTATATGTACGGGAGCACATTTGCCTTAATGCATGTGTAGAGGTCCagagagaacaacttgcagaagCTAGTTCTCTCTGGTTACCGTGCAGGTCCCCAGTACTGAacgcaggtcatcaggcttggaggcaagtgcccttaacctgttgagccatctcattggtccAAAAGAAACTGCAAACTGTATTCACAGTACTGGcaattgaacccaaggcctcacatatgctaggcaagtagtGCATTGCTGAGCCATCCCAGAAGTTCAGCCAGCCATTTCTGGAAACCTAGCATAACCAGACACATAATGACCCATCAGTGACTCACTTGATGACATTGTAGAGGTTGTCTCAGACACCAGCCAACCCCCAGATCAGTGGCTTCCCCCTGCACAGTGACCATTTACTGTCCCTCCACAGGCTCCCTGAAGTCCTCTCCATCAATGTCTCACATGGAGGCTCTTGGCAAAGCCTGGAACCGTCAGCTTAGGTGAGTGCCTCATCGGGGCCCTGTGGCCTTGGAAGAGGGATTGAGCTGATCAGGGCATGGCAGAGGCCTGTCCCAGGGGCTGACCCCTCCCTCTGGCCGCCCAGCCGTCCCCTCTCCCAGGCTGTGTCGTTCAGCACTCCCTTTGGCCTGGACAGCGATGTGGATGTCGTCATGGGAGATCCTGTCCTGCTCCGCTCCGTCAGCTCAGACAGTCTGGGTCCTCCACGTCCTGTGTCAACATCATCCCGGAATTCTGCTCAGCCAGCCCCAGAATCTGGAGACCTACCCACGATTGAAGAGGCCCTGCAGATCATTCACAGTGCTGAGCCCCGACTGCTCCCTGATGGGGCTGCTGATGGCAGTTTCTACCTCCATTCTCCTGAGGGTCTCTCCAAACCACCACTCTCCCCCTACCCTCCCGAAGGAGCCTCAAAGCCGCTGTCTGATAGGCTCAACAAGGCGCCTATCTATATATCACACCCTGAGAACCCTTCAAAATCATCTCCCTGCTCAACAGGAGAGATACTGAAACCACCACCCCCATCCGAGGGTTCCCCCAAAGCTGTGGCTTCATCCCCAGCAGCCAACAACTCCGAAGTGAAGATGACCAGTTTTGCTGAACGCAAGAAACAGCTGGTGAAGGCTGAGGCTGAGTCAGGATTGGGGTCTCCAACATCCACCCCCGTAGCACCTgaggccttgagctcagagatgaGTGAGCTGGGAGCCAGGCTGGAGGAGAAGCGCCGAGCCATAGAGGCACAGAAACGACGCATTGAGGCAATCTTTGCCAAGCATAGGCAGAGGCTGGGCAAGAGCGCTTTCCTGCAGGTGCAGCCTCGGGAGGCTGCAGGGGAGGCCGAGGAGGAAGCTGAGCTGGGCTCAGTTCCTGGTGGGGAACGGCCAGCAGGTGAGGGCCAGGGTGAGCCGTCCTTACGGCACAAGTCAGTTACCTTCTCTCCAGACCTGGGCCCAGTGCCCCCAGAGGGACTTGGGGATTACAATAGAGCAGTCAGTAAGCTGAGTGCCGCTCTGAGCTCTCTGCAGCGGGACATGCAGAGGCTCACAGACCAGCAACAGCGGCTTCTAGCCCCTCCAGAAGCTCCTGGACCTGCCCCACCACCTGCAGCCTGGGTCATTCCTGGACCCGCCACTGGGCCTAAAGCAGCATCCCCCAGCCCTGCCCGTCGTGCCCCAGCTGCCCGACGCAGCCCTGGGCCAGGCCCCAGCCCAACACCCCGTAGTCCAAAACATGCAAGGCCGGCAGAGCTGAAGCTTGCACCTTTGACAAGGGTACTCACACCACCCCATGATGTAGACAGCCTCCCTCACCTACGCAAGTTTTCACCCAGCCAGGTGCCTGTACAGACTCGCTCCTCTATCCTCCTGTCGGAGGGGACACCTCCCGAGGAGCCCACCACCAAGCCTGCCCTCATTGAGATCCCTCTAGCCAGCCTGGGGGAGCCTGCTGCTGatgaggaaggagatgggagcCCCCCTGGGGCTGAGGATTCCTTAGAGGAAGAGGCATCTTCTGAGGGAGAGCCCCGATCAGGGCTTGGATTCTTTTATAAGGTGAGTCACCTTGGCGGGTCAGAGGGAAAAGGTGAGCCAGTAGGTAGATGTATGAATGGATGGGTAATGGGGATGCCCCTAGGGGGTAGTAAGGGAGCTGGGAAGTGGTGGATATTCAGGGATAGAGCTTTACTGTTGAGTGGGTAAATTGACATGTATTgcctgatggatggatggatggatggatggatggatggatggatggatagctgGCTGACTAGGGAGTGGCTGGCTTGCTGGCTttcttggatggatggatggatggatggatggatggatggatggatggatgggttggAAGGGTAGTTAGATGGGTGGATAAGTTAAATGGGTGAGTGAGTGGTAGGTATGTGATTAGTTTGGCTAGGTGGATGGAAAGGTAGGTGGACAGGCTGGATGAGTGATGGTAGGTTGAAAGGAAGGTGGATAGGTGGTTGGTTAGATGGATGGAAGGTGGTTTGATAGGTGGATAGAGGGAAGGTTAATTGGTAGATGGACAAGTAGTAGTTGGGCatatggatgggtgagtgggtgataGACAGGATGgacaggtgtgggtgggtggataagcAGGGCTAGGGTGATCCTCTTTCCTGATGTATCCTGTTTGGTAATCCTCCATCTTCATGCCACTTACGGCCTGGGCCCCTGTGCATACTGTTGTAACTGAGCAGCGCACACTCTGCTCCAGTTGGTCATTACTGCTGCAAAcccactttgtttgtttttcctgagcAGTGGAGATTTTGACTGCTCTTCTTTGCCCTGAGGACAAAATGCCCGTCCACTGCCTTGGGCCCTGCTCCCTTGTGACTTTAACCTGGATCATTGTCCCCAACTCAGTGTCTCGGCTACATGGGTTTGTTCTGGCCTCAAGGCCTTTGAACTTTCTAACCCCTCTGCCTGGAGAGTGCCCCTAGGCTGGGAGTACTTCTAAGAAGACCCCAGAATAGGATAGCCTGCAGTGCAGCTTGGCACACTTCAAGCATCTTCATAGCATTGAAGGTCTGTGTGTCACTTGCTAGCCTTCCCCCTTTGTGCATTGTGTACACAGCTCCCAGGGCTGCTCATAAAGTAGTCACTAACTAAGTACTCCGAGGATTTTAGAAAGGTCAGGAGAGCTTGGCTAATGCTAAAAGTCAGACTCCAGTTGGCAGAGTGGCTAGTTAAACTCCTATGACATCCTCCAGGACGAAGACAAGCCTGaggatgagatggctcagaagcgAGCTAGCCTGCTGGAGCGTCAGCAGAGGCGGGTAGAGGAAGCCCGGCGGCGCAAACagtggcaggaggcagagaaggagcagAAACGGGAGGAGGCCGCCAGGTGAGGCTAGAACTGGAATGAGGGGCCTGGCCTTTGGTATTGCTGCCCCAGTGCTCCCATATTCTATCCTGCTTGCTACCTTCTGTCTAATCTGCAGGCTGGCTCAGGAGGCTCCAGGCTTGGCCTTTACAACTCCTGTTGTAGCCTCTGCGGCTCCAGTGGCCACCTTGGCTCCTACTACCAGAG
The Mus musculus strain C57BL/6J chromosome 8, GRCm38.p6 C57BL/6J genome window above contains:
- the Camsap3 gene encoding calmodulin-regulated spectrin-associated protein 3 isoform X2, with amino-acid sequence MVEAAPAGSGPLRRTFLVPEIKSLDQYDFSRAKAAASLAWVLRAAFGGAEHVPPELWEPFYTDQYAQEHVKPPVTRLLLSAELYCRAWRQALPQLEPSPSPSALLALLARRGTVPSLPEHPVREADLKHQPILMGAHLAVIDALMVAFSFEWTKTLPGPLALSSLEHKLLFWVDTTVRRLQEKTEQEAAQRASPAAPLDGASPAQPSCPTRWYWKLVPIRYRKDRAIARRAPCFPNVTTLQDLASGAALAATIHCYCPQLLRLEEVCLKDPMSVADSLYNLQLVQDFCASHLPRGCPLSLEDLLYVPPPLKVNLVVLLAEMYMCFEVLKPDFVQAKDLPDGHAVSPRNTETVPSQNNSGSSSPVFNFRHPLLSPGGPQSPLRGSTGSLKSSPSMSHMEALGKAWNRQLSDVDVVMGDPVLLRSVSSDSLGPPRPVSTSSRNSAQPAPESGDLPTIEEALQIIHSAEPRLLPDGAADGSFYLHSPEGLSKPPLSPYPPEGASKPLSDRLNKAPIYISHPENPSKSSPCSTGEILKPPPPSEGSPKAVASSPAANNSEVKMTSFAERKKQLVKAEAESGLGSPTSTPVAPEALSSEMSELGARLEEKRRAIEAQKRRIEAIFAKHRQRLGKSAFLQVQPREAAGEAEEEAELGSVPGGERPAGEGQGEPSLRHKSVTFSPDLGPVPPEGLGDYNRAVSKLSAALSSLQRDMQRLTDQQQRLLAPPEAPGPAPPPAAWVIPGPATGPKAASPSPARRAPAARRSPGPGPSPTPRSPKHARPAELKLAPLTRVLTPPHDVDSLPHLRKFSPSQVPVQTRSSILLSEGTPPEEPTTKPALIEIPLASLGEPAADEEGDGSPPGAEDSLEEEASSEGEPRSGLGFFYKDEDKPEDEMAQKRASLLERQQRRVEEARRRKQWQEAEKEQKREEAARLAQEAPGLAFTTPVVASAAPVATLAPTTRAMAPAEEEVGPRRGDFTRLEYERRAQLKLMDDLDKVLRPRASGTGGPGRGGRRATRPRSGCCDDSALARSPARGLLGSRLSKVYSQSTLSLSTVANEAPNNLGVKRPTSRAPSPSGLMSPSRLPGSRERDWENGSNASSPASVPEYTGPRLYKEPSAKSNKFIIHNALSHCCLAGKVNEPQKNRILEEIEKSKANHFLILFRDSSCQFRALYTLSGETEELSRLAGYGPRTVTPAMVEGIYKYNSDRKRFTQIPAKTMSMSVDAFTIQGHLWQSKKPTTPKKGGGTPK
- the Camsap3 gene encoding calmodulin-regulated spectrin-associated protein 3 isoform X1; translation: MVEAAPAGSGPLRRTFLVPEIKSLDQYDFSRAKAAASLAWVLRAAFGGAEHVPPELWEPFYTDQYAQEHVKPPVTRLLLSAELYCRAWRQALPQLEPSPSPSALLALLARRGTVPSLPEHPVREADLKHQPILMGAHLAVIDALMVAFSFEWTKTLPGPLALSSLEHKLLFWVDTTVRRLQEKTEQEAAQRASPAAPLDGASPAQPSCPTRWYWKLVPHAIAFCLKESGNKPPMIRYRKDRAIARRAPCFPNVTTLQDLASGAALAATIHCYCPQLLRLEEVCLKDPMSVADSLYNLQLVQDFCASHLPRGCPLSLEDLLYVPPPLKVNLVVLLAEMYMCFEVLKPDFVQAKDLPDGHVAVSPRNTETVPSQNNSGSSSPVFNFRHPLLSPGGPQSPLRGSTGSLKSSPSMSHMEALGKAWNRQLSDVDVVMGDPVLLRSVSSDSLGPPRPVSTSSRNSAQPAPESGDLPTIEEALQIIHSAEPRLLPDGAADGSFYLHSPEGLSKPPLSPYPPEGASKPLSDRLNKAPIYISHPENPSKSSPCSTGEILKPPPPSEGSPKAVASSPAANNSEVKMTSFAERKKQLVKAEAESGLGSPTSTPVAPEALSSEMSELGARLEEKRRAIEAQKRRIEAIFAKHRQRLGKSAFLQVQPREAAGEAEEEAELGSVPGGERPAGEGQGEPSLRHKSVTFSPDLGPVPPEGLGDYNRAVSKLSAALSSLQRDMQRLTDQQQRLLAPPEAPGPAPPPAAWVIPGPATGPKAASPSPARRAPAARRSPGPGPSPTPRSPKHARPAELKLAPLTRVLTPPHDVDSLPHLRKFSPSQVPVQTRSSILLSEGTPPEEPTTKPALIEIPLASLGEPAADEEGDGSPPGAEDSLEEEASSEGEPRSGLGFFYKDEDKPEDEMAQKRASLLERQQRRVEEARRRKQWQEAEKEQKREEAARLAQEAPGLAFTTPVVASAAPVATLAPTTRAMAPAEEEVGPRRGDFTRLEYERRAQLKLMDDLDKVLRPRASGTGGPGRGGRRATRPRSGCCDDSALARSPARGLLGSRLSKVYSQSTLSLSTVANEAPNNLGVKRPTSRAPSPSGLMSPSRLPGSRERDWENGSNASSPASVPEYTGPRLYKEPSAKSNKFIIHNALSHCCLAGKVNEPQKNRILEEIEKSKANHFLILFRDSSCQFRALYTLSGETEELSRLAGYGPRTVTPAMVEGIYKYNSDRKRFTQIPAKTMSMSVDAFTIQGHLWQSKKPTTPKKGGGTPK
- the Camsap3 gene encoding calmodulin-regulated spectrin-associated protein 3 isoform 6 (isoform 6 is encoded by transcript variant 6) — translated: MVEAAPAGSGPLRRTFLVPEIKSLDQYDFSRAKAAASLAWVLRAAFGGAEHVPPELWEPFYTDQYAQEHVKPPVTRLLLSAELYCRAWRQALPQLEPSPSPSALLALLARRGTVPSLPEHPVREADLKHQPILMGAHLAVIDALMVAFSFEWTKTLPGPLALSSLEHKLLFWVDTTVRRLQEKTEQEAAQRASPAAPLDGASPAQPSCPTRWYWKLVPHAIAFCLKESGNKPPMIRYRKDRAIARRAPCFPNVTTLQDLASGAALAATIHCYCPQLLRLEEVCLKDPMSVADSLYNLQLVQDFCASHLPRGCPLSLEDLLYVPPPLKVNLVVLLAEMYMCFEVLKPDFVQAKDLPDGHVAVSPRNTETVPSQNNSGSSSPVFNFRHPLLSPGGPQSPLRGSTGSLKSSPSMSHMEALGKAWNRQLSRPLSQAVSFSTPFGLDSDVDVVMGDPVLLRSVSSDSLGPPRPVSTSSRNSAQPAPESGDLPTIEEALQIIHSAEPRLLPDGAADGSFYLHSPEGLSKPPLSPYPPEGASKPLSDRLNKAPIYISHPENPSKSSPCSTGEILKPPPPSEGSPKAVASSPAANNSEVKMTSFAERKKQLVKAEAESGLGSPTSTPVAPEALSSEMSELGARLEEKRRAIEAQKRRIEAIFAKHRQRLGKSAFLQVQPREAAGEAEEEAELGSVPGGERPAGEGQGEPSLRHKSVTFSPDLGPVPPEGLGDYNRAVSKLSAALSSLQRDMQRLTDQQQRLLAPPEAPGPAPPPAAWVIPGPATGPKAASPSPARRAPAARRSPGPGPSPTPRSPKHARPAELKLAPLTRVLTPPHDVDSLPHLRKFSPSQVPVQTRSSILLSEGTPPEEPTTKPALIEIPLASLGEPAADEEGDGSPPGAEDSLEEEASSEGEPRSGLGFFYKDEDKPEDEMAQKRASLLERQQRRVEEARRRKQWQEAEKEQKREEAARLAQEAPGLAFTTPVVASAAPVATLAPTTRAMAPAEEEVGPRRGDFTRLEYERRAQLKLMDDLDKVLRPRASGTGGPGRGGRRATRPRSGCCDDSALARSPARGLLGSRLSKVYSQSTLSLSTVANEAPNNLGVKRPTSRAPSPSGLMSPSRLPGSRERDWENGSNASSPASVPEYTGPRLYKEPSAKSNKFIIHNALSHCCLAGKVNEPQKNRILEEIEKSKANHFLILFRDSSCQFRALYTLSGETEELSRLAGYGPRTVTPAMVEGIYKYNSDRKRFTQIPAKTMSMSVDAFTIQGHLWQSKKPTTPKKGGGTPK
- the Camsap3 gene encoding calmodulin-regulated spectrin-associated protein 3 isoform 9 (isoform 9 is encoded by transcript variant 9), which encodes MVEAAPAGSGPLRRTFLVPEIKSLDQYDFSRAKAAASLAWVLRAAFGGAEHVPPELWEPFYTDQYAQEHVKPPVTRLLLSAELYCRAWRQALPQLEPSPSPSALLALLARRGTVPSLPEHPVREADLKHQPILMGAHLAVIDALMVAFSFEWTKTLPGPLALSSLEHKLLFWVDTTVRRLQEKTEQEAAQRASPAAPLDGASPAQPSCPTRWYWKLVPHAIAFCLKESGNKPPMIRYRKDRAIARRAPCFPNVTTLQDLASGAALAATIHCYCPQLLRLEEVCLKDPMSVADSLYNLQLVQDFCASHLPRGCPLSLEDLLYVPPPLKVNLVVLLAEMYMCFEVLKPDFVQAKDLPDGHVAVSPRNTETVPSQNNSGSSSPVFNFRHPLLSPGGPQSPLRGSTGSLKSSPSMSHMEALGKAWNRQLSQVPVQTRSSILLSEGTPPEEPTTKPALIEIPLASLGEPAADEEGDGSPPGAEDSLEEEASSEGEPRSGLGFFYKDEDKPEDEMAQKRASLLERQQRRVEEARRRKQWQEAEKEQKREEAARLAQEAPGLAFTTPVVASAAPVATLAPTTRAMAPAEEEVGPRRGDFTRLEYERRAQLKLMDDLDKVLRPRASGTGGPGRGGRRATRPRSGCCDDSALARSPARGLLGSRLSKVYSQSTLSLSTVANEAPNNLGVKRPTSRAPSPSGLMSPSRLPGSRERDWENGSNASSPASVPEYTGPRLYKEPSAKSNKFIIHNALSHCCLAGKVNEPQKNRILEEIEKSKANHFLILFRDSSCQFRALYTLSGETEELSRLAGYGPRTVTPAMVEGIYKYNSDRKRFTQIPAKTMSMSVDAFTIQGHLWQSKKPTTPKKGGGTPK